The following proteins are co-located in the Paludibaculum fermentans genome:
- a CDS encoding PadR family transcriptional regulator, which produces MKDKNDVWQGTLALMVMKTLDMMGPQHGYGIARRIEQISEDLLSVNHGTLYPVLLKLEQEGSIASDWGLSENNRKARFYRLTEDGRRELRSEQLHWETTTSIMARFLSAPGGNQ; this is translated from the coding sequence ATGAAAGACAAGAACGACGTCTGGCAGGGCACCCTCGCCCTCATGGTCATGAAAACACTGGACATGATGGGGCCACAGCACGGCTATGGCATCGCCCGCCGCATCGAGCAGATCAGCGAAGACCTCCTCTCGGTCAACCACGGCACCCTCTACCCCGTCCTCCTCAAGCTGGAACAGGAAGGCTCCATCGCCTCCGACTGGGGCCTCTCCGAGAACAACCGCAAGGCCCGCTTCTATCGCCTCACCGAGGACGGCCGCCGGGAACTCCGCTCCGAACAACTCCACTGGGAGACCACCACTTCGATCATGGCCCGCTTCCTTTCCGCCCCAGGAGGAAACCAATGA
- a CDS encoding ABC transporter permease produces the protein MNRKTLRRSWSRLKGLLPSRRRDQELADELETHIELLTADNIRLGMNPADARRAAMLKLGGIESVKESYRDQRGLPALEALFQDLRYAFRGMRRRPGFTLTAVACLALGIGATTALFSVLNAVLIRHLPVAQPEQLVQLRFQGDAKLPRTIRHSNSGFSRASFPHYMLQDLQDSGSGLSELFAFVPMNFDRHGVTVNIDGVPSTAGGEMVSANYFRGLGVAPVIGRAISEEDLKPGAPNVAVLSHGYWTRQFGRDRGVVGHRISLNGQPFTVIGVAPQEFFGVNAAQPPEFWIPLRDLPGLAPWGNSSPKASQMFSDRTWWWCMLMGRLKPGVTAQQAQLQLDARFRQSLAAAGPADLKPEILPHLELTDAGKGLDNLRSRLSRPLQLLLAATGLVLLIACANVATLLLARASARQRETSVRLALGALRGRLIRQYLTESVMLALVGGGLGVLVAYWGSHGLVLLDRDTRALSLDVQPDGTVLGFCLGLSLLTGILFGLAPAFRATRTNVSTRIQEGVTMHVRRLSLGSALVAGQVALSVLLLFGAGLFLRTLGNLESQDLGFRSENLVVFSLNPPRTAYTGDRRVELYHRVLEAIQPLPGVESATSSGLALLSGWINNSDASADTANRAKSSNSLSWNTVGPNYFHTMGMNLIQGRDLDWADIRLARKVAVVNTAMARHFFPSQNPVGHRFSMSEEYNPSEAIEIIGVVGDAKYGTLRGEVDPTAYISYPAIPESVSKMHYEVRTAGDPAAVLSTIRTAMRGIDPDVPLIDPKTQTELLRDSLGEERLFAVLCTVFSGLALILVAVGLYGTLAYAVTRRTNEIGIRMALGAPRAHVLWMVLKESLVLTGAGALIGLPAALAAARLVENQIFGVKPGDPLTLAATLFMLILVGAAASFLPARRAAHIDPQVALRNE, from the coding sequence ATGAATCGAAAGACCTTACGCCGCTCCTGGAGCCGTCTGAAAGGGCTGCTCCCCAGCCGCCGCCGCGACCAGGAACTGGCCGACGAACTCGAAACCCACATCGAACTTCTCACCGCGGACAACATCCGCCTCGGCATGAACCCCGCCGATGCCCGCCGCGCGGCCATGCTGAAACTGGGCGGCATCGAGTCCGTCAAAGAGTCCTATCGCGACCAGCGCGGCCTGCCCGCCCTCGAAGCGCTCTTCCAGGATCTGCGCTACGCCTTCCGCGGCATGCGCCGCCGTCCGGGCTTCACCCTCACCGCCGTCGCCTGCCTCGCCCTGGGCATCGGAGCCACCACCGCGCTCTTCAGCGTCCTCAACGCTGTCCTCATCCGCCACCTGCCGGTCGCCCAACCGGAGCAACTGGTACAGCTTCGCTTCCAGGGCGACGCCAAATTGCCCCGCACCATCCGCCACAGCAACTCGGGTTTCAGCCGGGCCTCCTTCCCGCACTACATGCTGCAGGACCTCCAGGACAGCGGCAGCGGGCTCTCTGAACTCTTTGCCTTTGTCCCGATGAACTTCGACCGCCACGGCGTCACAGTCAACATCGACGGCGTACCGTCCACCGCGGGCGGCGAAATGGTCTCGGCCAACTACTTTCGGGGACTCGGCGTTGCGCCCGTCATCGGCCGCGCCATCTCGGAAGAGGACCTCAAGCCCGGCGCGCCCAACGTGGCCGTGCTCAGCCACGGCTACTGGACCCGTCAGTTTGGCCGCGACCGCGGTGTCGTGGGCCATCGCATCTCATTGAACGGCCAGCCCTTTACCGTCATCGGCGTGGCGCCCCAGGAGTTCTTTGGCGTGAATGCGGCCCAGCCGCCCGAGTTCTGGATTCCCCTCCGCGACCTGCCCGGCCTCGCCCCCTGGGGCAACAGTTCCCCCAAAGCCAGCCAGATGTTCAGCGACCGCACCTGGTGGTGGTGCATGCTGATGGGCCGCCTCAAGCCCGGGGTCACGGCGCAGCAGGCTCAGCTTCAACTGGACGCCCGCTTCCGGCAGAGCCTCGCCGCCGCCGGCCCGGCAGACCTCAAGCCGGAGATCCTGCCGCATCTGGAACTCACCGACGCCGGCAAAGGCCTCGACAACCTGCGCAGCCGCCTCTCCCGGCCTCTCCAGCTTCTGCTCGCCGCCACGGGACTGGTCCTGCTGATCGCCTGCGCCAATGTCGCCACTTTGTTGCTGGCCCGCGCCTCGGCACGGCAGAGGGAAACCAGCGTCCGGCTCGCCCTGGGCGCCCTGCGCGGCCGCCTCATCCGCCAGTACCTCACGGAATCGGTGATGCTCGCCCTGGTCGGCGGCGGCCTGGGGGTCCTCGTCGCCTACTGGGGCAGCCACGGCCTTGTCCTGCTCGACCGGGACACGCGGGCGCTTTCGCTGGACGTGCAACCGGACGGCACGGTCCTCGGTTTCTGCCTCGGCCTGTCCCTTCTCACCGGCATCCTTTTCGGGCTCGCCCCGGCCTTTCGGGCCACACGCACGAACGTCTCCACCCGCATCCAGGAGGGCGTGACGATGCATGTCCGCCGCCTGAGCCTGGGCTCCGCGCTGGTCGCCGGGCAGGTCGCCCTTTCCGTGCTGCTGCTGTTCGGGGCAGGGCTGTTCCTCCGGACGCTGGGCAACCTCGAATCGCAGGACCTCGGGTTCCGCAGCGAAAACCTGGTCGTCTTCTCCCTGAATCCGCCCCGCACCGCCTACACCGGCGACCGTCGTGTCGAGCTCTACCACCGCGTGCTGGAGGCGATCCAACCGCTGCCCGGCGTGGAGTCCGCCACCTCCTCCGGCCTCGCCTTACTCTCGGGCTGGATCAACAACTCGGACGCGTCCGCCGACACCGCCAATCGGGCCAAGTCCTCCAACTCGCTGAGCTGGAACACCGTCGGCCCCAACTACTTCCACACCATGGGCATGAACCTGATCCAGGGCCGCGACCTCGACTGGGCGGACATCCGCCTCGCCCGCAAGGTGGCGGTGGTCAATACTGCCATGGCGCGTCACTTCTTTCCCAGCCAGAATCCGGTGGGCCACCGCTTCTCGATGAGCGAAGAGTACAACCCCTCCGAGGCCATCGAAATCATCGGCGTCGTGGGGGATGCCAAGTACGGTACCCTGCGCGGCGAGGTGGATCCGACGGCGTACATCAGCTATCCAGCCATCCCGGAATCGGTGAGCAAGATGCACTACGAAGTGCGGACGGCGGGCGACCCGGCTGCTGTTCTCAGCACCATCCGTACCGCCATGCGGGGCATCGACCCGGACGTGCCGCTGATCGACCCCAAAACCCAAACCGAGTTGCTCCGCGACAGCCTGGGTGAAGAGCGACTCTTCGCCGTCCTCTGTACCGTCTTCAGCGGCCTGGCCCTGATTCTCGTCGCCGTCGGACTGTATGGGACCCTCGCTTACGCCGTAACCCGCCGCACCAACGAGATCGGCATCCGCATGGCCCTAGGCGCCCCGCGTGCCCACGTCCTGTGGATGGTGTTGAAGGAATCGCTGGTTCTCACCGGCGCCGGCGCCCTCATCGGCCTGCCCGCAGCCCTCGCCGCTGCCCGCCTGGTCGAGAACCAGATCTTCGGCGTCAAACCCGGCGATCCCCTCACGCTGGCGGCCACGCTGTTTATGCTCATTCTGGTCGGCGCCGCGGCCAGCTTCCTGCCCGCGCGCCGCGCCGCCCACATCGATCCGCAGGTCGCGCTCAGAAACGAGTAG
- a CDS encoding helix-turn-helix transcriptional regulator — MTHPLIYTAPLRLGPAVHDELFRRLVRSRDYLAAGFGEPLRLHDAAREACLSPFHYQRVFRRTFGESPHEFLTKLRMDEAKRLLARDELAVTEVCMAVGYESLGSFSTRFRSLVGQSPSEYQRSLRRVFPVPGLAVHRLVPACFLQFWGARVF, encoded by the coding sequence GTGACGCATCCGCTCATTTATACGGCTCCGCTGCGGCTGGGGCCGGCGGTGCACGATGAACTGTTCCGGCGGTTGGTGCGGTCGCGCGACTACCTGGCCGCGGGGTTCGGCGAGCCGCTGCGGTTGCACGATGCCGCGCGCGAGGCGTGTCTTTCCCCCTTTCACTACCAGCGGGTGTTCCGGCGGACCTTTGGCGAGTCGCCGCACGAGTTTTTGACCAAACTGCGGATGGACGAAGCGAAGCGCCTGCTGGCGCGGGATGAGCTGGCGGTGACCGAGGTCTGCATGGCCGTGGGGTACGAGAGCCTGGGGTCGTTCAGTACGCGATTCCGGAGCCTGGTGGGGCAGTCGCCCTCGGAGTACCAGCGGTCGCTGCGGCGCGTGTTTCCCGTGCCGGGTTTGGCCGTGCACCGGTTGGTGCCGGCCTGTTTCCTGCAGTTCTGGGGCGCCCGGGTATTCTAG